The genomic stretch CAGATTCGACAAGCTGGTTAACCTTCATGATGCCGTAACGCCGTTGTCGGTGAAGGCAACGACTTCCTGCAATTGCTTTAGCGTGATATTGCCTCCGCTCAGCACCAATGCCAACGGTTTACCGGCGAGGCTTCCTTTCAACTTCAACGCGGCAGCCAGTGACGCCGCGCCTGCGGCTTCGGGCAAGTTGCGTGTGTGCTCGATCAACAAGCGCATGGCGGCGCGGATTTCATCATCACTCACCAAGACGAAATCATCCAGCAGTTCTCGTATGATCGCCTGCGGCAGATCGAACGGCACGCGCGTCGCCAGGCCTTCGGCAAAGGTTTCCATTTTCGCCTCCACCCTTTTTCCGGATTTCCACGAGAGATAAGCCGAGGGCGCTTTTTCAGCTTGCACGCCGATGACGCGGATGTGCGGATTGATCGCTTTCGCGGCGACACAACAACCGGCAACCCCGCTCCCACTGCCGACCGGCACGATGATGGTTGCCACTTCCGGCAAGGCATCGAGAATTTCGAGCGCGTAAGTGCCGACGCCCGAAATCAACCACGGCTCATCGCCGGAGCTGACGAAACGGCTTCCGGTTGTGCGCGCTTGTTCTTCGGCGTGCACGCGCGCTTCATCAAAATCACGGCCATGAAAAACGATTTCCGCTCCCAGCGCGCGAATCGTTTCAACTTTCACAGGGTTTGCGCCTTCGGGCACCATGATCGTCGCGCGAACACC from Cytophagia bacterium CHB2 encodes the following:
- a CDS encoding threonine/serine dehydratase, with product MQKITLIDVFKARQTIAPFLKPTPLYSYHGLSKLLDAPTYVKHENHQPVGAFKVRGGVNLICNLSPEEKQRGVMTASTGNHGQSVAYASRLFGVRATIMVPEGANPVKVETIRALGAEIVFHGRDFDEARVHAEEQARTTGSRFVSSGDEPWLISGVGTYALEILDALPEVATIIVPVGSGSGVAGCCVAAKAINPHIRVIGVQAEKAPSAYLSWKSGKRVEAKMETFAEGLATRVPFDLPQAIIRELLDDFVLVSDDEIRAAMRLLIEHTRNLPEAAGAASLAAALKLKGSLAGKPLALVLSGGNITLKQLQEVVAFTDNGVTAS